The Buteo buteo chromosome 3, bButBut1.hap1.1, whole genome shotgun sequence genome has a window encoding:
- the LPIN2 gene encoding phosphatidate phosphatase LPIN2 isoform X1: MYFSEKDGFEDDFNRSVAAHEGVSSGILSQTMNYVGQLAGQVLVTVKELYKGINQATLSGCIDVIVVRQQDGTYQCSPFHVRFGKLGVLRSKEKVIDIEINGDAVDLHMKLGDNGEAFFVQETEEENEKVPAYLATSPIPTEDQFFKDTDNHLKSGENERTCANSEIPQSVETETVFTPGSVKKKKRRRKKYKQDSRKEDQISSTGTEEIFEMEISSDDEKTVQPLRGSSNSSPKGEEQKESLIYHSKDHYPLSDGDWSPLENPFSEPVCPKSDSELEVKPAESLLRSESHMEWTWGGFPESTKITKKEKLEHPRTATITPSEKTHFRVILSSDEVEDDDDVKDSVCTVLKPEPRTHPLLKQMDVKDSLASAIIEPQDPLPVDADHHSRLLVDPLPETKPTAKIDSPSKKKGVHKRSHHQGPDDIYLEDLKALEPEVAALYFPKSDSDPGFRQWTESDTLSGSQSPQSVGSAAADSGTECMSDSAMDLPDVTLSLCGGLNENGEISKEKFMEHIITYHEFAENPGLIDNPNLVIRIYNRYYNWALAAPMILSLQVFQKSLPKATVESWVKEKMPKKSGRWWFWRKRESMTKQIPEAKEGKTETQRANELPATIKEQVNSRPPEDDSSSDEASQELKESLKIDSAPVEHPTHGNITSYKKSLRLSSDQIAKLKLRDGPNDVVFSITTQYQGTCRCAGTIYLWNWNDKIIISDIDGTITKSDALGQILPQLGKDWTHQGIAKLYHSINENGYKFLYCSARAIGMADMTRGYLHWVNDKGTILPRGPLMLSPSSLFSAFHREVIEKKPEKFKIECLNDIKNLFAPSKQPFYAAFGNRPNDVYAYMQVGVPDCRIFTVNPKGELIQERTKGNKSSYYRLSELVEHVFPLLNKEQSSAFPCPEFSSFCYWREPLPDLNMDDLA; this comes from the exons TCTCAGACTATGAACTACGTAGGACAACTTGCAGGACAAGTCCTGGTAACTGTGAAGGAGCTGTACAAAGGCATTAATCAGGCAACCCTTTCAGGATGCATTGATGTCATTGTGGTCCGGCAACAGGATGGTACATACCAGTGTTCTCCTTTTCATGTCCGATTTGGGAAGCTTGGTGTATTGCGCTCTAAAGAAAAAGTG ATTGATATAGAAATTAATGGTGATGCTGTTGATCTTCATATGAAACTGGGTGACAATGGAGAAGCTTTCTTTGTGCAAGAAACTGAGGAGGAAAAT gAAAAAGTTCCTGCATATTTGGCAACATCTCCAATACCCACTGAAGACCAGTTTTTTAAAGACACTGACAATCATTTGAAATCAGGTGAAAATGAGAGGACATGTGCAAACTCAGAAATTCCACAGTCTGTGGAAACAGAGACTGTATTCACTCCAGgttctgtgaaaaagaaaaaaagaagaagaaagaaatacaaacaagaTAGCAGGAAGGAAGATCAGATCTCTTCTACTGGGACAGAAGAgatttttgaaatggaaataagcTCAGATGATGAAAAAACTGTTCAACCCCTAAG AGGATCCTCAAATTCATCACCAAAGGGTGAAGAACAAAAAGAATCTTTGATTTATCACTCAAAGGATCATTACCCTTTATCTGATGGAGACTGGTCCCCTCTGGAGAA CCCTTTCTCTGAGCCAGTCTGCCCTAAAAGTGATTCGGAACTAGAAGTTAAACCTGCTGAGAGCTTGCTCAGATCTGAATCTCACATGGAATGGACATGGGGAGGATTCCCAGAATCAACCAAG ataaccaagaaagagaaactggaaCATCCCAGAACAGCTACCATTACTCCATCAGAGAAAACTCATTTTAGAGTCATCCTCAGCTCTGACGAAgttgaagatgatgatgatgtgaAAGATTCTGTCTGTACAGTACTGAAACCTGAACCAAGAACTCATCCTCTTCTTAAGCAGATGGATGTTAAAGATTCTCTTGCTTCTGCAATCATAGAACCACAAGATCCATTGCCAGTAGATGCTGATCATCATTCCAGACTGTTGGTGGACCCTTTACCAGAAACAAAGCCAACAGCAAAAATTGACTCtccttcaaaaaagaaag GAGTGCACAAGCGAAGTCATCATCAGGGGCCTGATGATATTTACTTGGAGGACCTAAAGGCTTTGGAACCTGAAGTTGCAGCACTCTACTTTCCCAAAAG TGATTCTGATCCAGGCTTCAGGCAGTGGACAGAGTCAGATACCCTTTCTGGTTCTCAGTCACCCCAATCAGTAGGAAGTGCTGCTGCTGATAGTGGTACAGAGTGCATGTCTGATTCTGCTATGGACTTGCCTGATGTTACACTTTCACTTTGTGGAGGTCTCAACGAAAATGGAGAGATTTCTAAAG AAAAATTCATGGAACATATTATAACTTATCATGAATTTGCTGAAAACCCTGGACTCATAGACAATCCTAATTTGGTAATAAGGATTTATAACAG GTATTATAACTGGGCGTTGGCTGCTCCAATGATCCTGAGTTTGCAGGTGTTTCAGAAGAGTTTGCCTAAG GCTACTGTTGAGTCTTGGGTCAAAGAAAAGATGCCAAAGAAGTCTGGAAGGTGGTGGTTCTGGCGCAAGAGAGAAAGCATGACTAAACAG ATACCAGAGGCAAAAGAGGGGAAAACTGAGACACAAAGAGCAAATGAACTGCCAGCAACTATAAAAGAGCAAGTTAATAGTAG ACCTCCAGAAGATGATTCTTCTAGTGATGAAGCATCACAGGAGTTGAAGGAATCCCTGAAAATAGATTCTGCCCCAGTAGAGCATCCAACCCATGGAAACATTACATCTTACAAGAAGTCACTTAGACTGTCTTCAGACCAAATA GCAAAGTTGAAGCTCAGAGATGGCCCTAATGATGTTGTATTTAGTATTACAACCCAGTATCAAGGGACTTGCCGTTGTGCGGGAACAATATATCTCTGGAACTGGAATGATAAAATCATCATATCAGACATTGATGGAACAATAACCAA GTCTGATGCTTTAGGACAGATCCTCCCTCAGCTTGGCAAGGACTGGACTCATCAGGGCATTGCAAAACTCTATCATTCCATAAATGA AAATGGCTACAAGTTTCTCTACTGTTCCGCCCGTGCCATTGGGATGGCAGATATGACCAGAGGATACCTACACTGGGTGAATGACAAAGGAACAATTCTCCCCAGGGGCCCTCTCATGTTGTCCCCcagcagtttgttttctgcctttcataG ggaAGTAATAGAAAAGAAGCCTGAAAAGTTCAAAATCGAATGTTTGAATGATATCAAGAATTTGTTTGCTCCCAGTAAACAGCCTTTCTATGCTGCTTTTGGAAACAGGCCCAAT GATGTATATGCCTACATGCAAGTGGGAGTTCCAGACTGCAGAATATTTACTGTGAATCCAAAGGGTGAACTGATCCAAGAACGGACTAAGGGAAACAAATCATC ataTTACAGACTAAGTGAGCTTGTGGAACATGTGTTCCCATTGCTTAATAAAGAACAGAGTTCTGCATTTCCGTGCCCAGAATTCAGCTCCTTTTGCTATTGGAGAGAGCCTCTTCCTGACCTTAATATGGATGACCTGGCCTGA
- the LPIN2 gene encoding phosphatidate phosphatase LPIN2 isoform X3 translates to MYFSEKDGFEDDFNRSVAAHEGVSSGILSQTMNYVGQLAGQVLVTVKELYKGINQATLSGCIDVIVVRQQDGTYQCSPFHVRFGKLGVLRSKEKVIDIEINGDAVDLHMKLGDNGEAFFVQETEEENEKVPAYLATSPIPTEDQFFKDTDNHLKSGENERTCANSEIPQSVETETVFTPGSVKKKKRRRKKYKQDSRKEDQISSTGTEEIFEMEISSDDEKTVQPLRGSSNSSPKGEEQKESLIYHSKDHYPLSDGDWSPLENPFSEPVCPKSDSELEVKPAESLLRSESHMEWTWGGFPESTKITKKEKLEHPRTATITPSEKTHFRVILSSDEVEDDDDVKDSVCTVLKPEPRTHPLLKQMDVKDSLASAIIEPQDPLPVDADHHSRLLVDPLPETKPTAKIDSPSKKKGVHKRSHHQGPDDIYLEDLKALEPEVAALYFPKSDSDPGFRQWTESDTLSGSQSPQSVGSAAADSGTECMSDSAMDLPDVTLSLCGGLNENGEISKEKFMEHIITYHEFAENPGLIDNPNLVIRIYNRYYNWALAAPMILSLQVFQKSLPKATVESWVKEKMPKKSGRWWFWRKRESMTKQIPEAKEGKTETQRANELPATIKEQVNSRPPEDDSSSDEASQELKESLKIDSAPVEHPTHGNITSYKKSLRLSSDQIAKLKLRDGPNDVVFSITTQYQGTCRCAGTIYLWNWNDKIIISDIDGTITKSDALGQILPQLGKDWTHQGIAKLYHSINENGYKFLYCSARAIGMADMTRGYLHWVNDKGTILPRGPLMLSPSSLFSAFHRMYMPTCKWEFQTAEYLL, encoded by the exons TCTCAGACTATGAACTACGTAGGACAACTTGCAGGACAAGTCCTGGTAACTGTGAAGGAGCTGTACAAAGGCATTAATCAGGCAACCCTTTCAGGATGCATTGATGTCATTGTGGTCCGGCAACAGGATGGTACATACCAGTGTTCTCCTTTTCATGTCCGATTTGGGAAGCTTGGTGTATTGCGCTCTAAAGAAAAAGTG ATTGATATAGAAATTAATGGTGATGCTGTTGATCTTCATATGAAACTGGGTGACAATGGAGAAGCTTTCTTTGTGCAAGAAACTGAGGAGGAAAAT gAAAAAGTTCCTGCATATTTGGCAACATCTCCAATACCCACTGAAGACCAGTTTTTTAAAGACACTGACAATCATTTGAAATCAGGTGAAAATGAGAGGACATGTGCAAACTCAGAAATTCCACAGTCTGTGGAAACAGAGACTGTATTCACTCCAGgttctgtgaaaaagaaaaaaagaagaagaaagaaatacaaacaagaTAGCAGGAAGGAAGATCAGATCTCTTCTACTGGGACAGAAGAgatttttgaaatggaaataagcTCAGATGATGAAAAAACTGTTCAACCCCTAAG AGGATCCTCAAATTCATCACCAAAGGGTGAAGAACAAAAAGAATCTTTGATTTATCACTCAAAGGATCATTACCCTTTATCTGATGGAGACTGGTCCCCTCTGGAGAA CCCTTTCTCTGAGCCAGTCTGCCCTAAAAGTGATTCGGAACTAGAAGTTAAACCTGCTGAGAGCTTGCTCAGATCTGAATCTCACATGGAATGGACATGGGGAGGATTCCCAGAATCAACCAAG ataaccaagaaagagaaactggaaCATCCCAGAACAGCTACCATTACTCCATCAGAGAAAACTCATTTTAGAGTCATCCTCAGCTCTGACGAAgttgaagatgatgatgatgtgaAAGATTCTGTCTGTACAGTACTGAAACCTGAACCAAGAACTCATCCTCTTCTTAAGCAGATGGATGTTAAAGATTCTCTTGCTTCTGCAATCATAGAACCACAAGATCCATTGCCAGTAGATGCTGATCATCATTCCAGACTGTTGGTGGACCCTTTACCAGAAACAAAGCCAACAGCAAAAATTGACTCtccttcaaaaaagaaag GAGTGCACAAGCGAAGTCATCATCAGGGGCCTGATGATATTTACTTGGAGGACCTAAAGGCTTTGGAACCTGAAGTTGCAGCACTCTACTTTCCCAAAAG TGATTCTGATCCAGGCTTCAGGCAGTGGACAGAGTCAGATACCCTTTCTGGTTCTCAGTCACCCCAATCAGTAGGAAGTGCTGCTGCTGATAGTGGTACAGAGTGCATGTCTGATTCTGCTATGGACTTGCCTGATGTTACACTTTCACTTTGTGGAGGTCTCAACGAAAATGGAGAGATTTCTAAAG AAAAATTCATGGAACATATTATAACTTATCATGAATTTGCTGAAAACCCTGGACTCATAGACAATCCTAATTTGGTAATAAGGATTTATAACAG GTATTATAACTGGGCGTTGGCTGCTCCAATGATCCTGAGTTTGCAGGTGTTTCAGAAGAGTTTGCCTAAG GCTACTGTTGAGTCTTGGGTCAAAGAAAAGATGCCAAAGAAGTCTGGAAGGTGGTGGTTCTGGCGCAAGAGAGAAAGCATGACTAAACAG ATACCAGAGGCAAAAGAGGGGAAAACTGAGACACAAAGAGCAAATGAACTGCCAGCAACTATAAAAGAGCAAGTTAATAGTAG ACCTCCAGAAGATGATTCTTCTAGTGATGAAGCATCACAGGAGTTGAAGGAATCCCTGAAAATAGATTCTGCCCCAGTAGAGCATCCAACCCATGGAAACATTACATCTTACAAGAAGTCACTTAGACTGTCTTCAGACCAAATA GCAAAGTTGAAGCTCAGAGATGGCCCTAATGATGTTGTATTTAGTATTACAACCCAGTATCAAGGGACTTGCCGTTGTGCGGGAACAATATATCTCTGGAACTGGAATGATAAAATCATCATATCAGACATTGATGGAACAATAACCAA GTCTGATGCTTTAGGACAGATCCTCCCTCAGCTTGGCAAGGACTGGACTCATCAGGGCATTGCAAAACTCTATCATTCCATAAATGA AAATGGCTACAAGTTTCTCTACTGTTCCGCCCGTGCCATTGGGATGGCAGATATGACCAGAGGATACCTACACTGGGTGAATGACAAAGGAACAATTCTCCCCAGGGGCCCTCTCATGTTGTCCCCcagcagtttgttttctgcctttcataG GATGTATATGCCTACATGCAAGTGGGAGTTCCAGACTGCAGAATATTTACTGTGA
- the LPIN2 gene encoding phosphatidate phosphatase LPIN2 isoform X4 has product MYFSEKDGFEDDFNRSVAAHEGVSSGILSQTMNYVGQLAGQVLVTVKELYKGINQATLSGCIDVIVVRQQDGTYQCSPFHVRFGKLGVLRSKEKVIDIEINGDAVDLHMKLGDNGEAFFVQETEEENEKVPAYLATSPIPTEDQFFKDTDNHLKSGENERTCANSEIPQSVETETVFTPGSVKKKKRRRKKYKQDSRKEDQISSTGTEEIFEMEISSDDEKTVQPLRGSSNSSPKGEEQKESLIYHSKDHYPLSDGDWSPLENPFSEPVCPKSDSELEVKPAESLLRSESHMEWTWGGFPESTKITKKEKLEHPRTATITPSEKTHFRVILSSDEVEDDDDVKDSVCTVLKPEPRTHPLLKQMDVKDSLASAIIEPQDPLPVDADHHSRLLVDPLPETKPTAKIDSPSKKKGVHKRSHHQGPDDIYLEDLKALEPEVAALYFPKSDSDPGFRQWTESDTLSGSQSPQSVGSAAADSGTECMSDSAMDLPDVTLSLCGGLNENGEISKEKFMEHIITYHEFAENPGLIDNPNLVIRIYNRYYNWALAAPMILSLQVFQKSLPKATVESWVKEKMPKKSGRWWFWRKRESMTKQIPEAKEGKTETQRANELPATIKEQVNSRPPEDDSSSDEASQELKESLKIDSAPVEHPTHGNITSYKKSLRLSSDQIAKLKLRDGPNDVVFSITTQYQGTCRCAGTIYLWNWNDKIIISDIDGTITKSDALGQILPQLGKDWTHQGIAKLYHSINE; this is encoded by the exons TCTCAGACTATGAACTACGTAGGACAACTTGCAGGACAAGTCCTGGTAACTGTGAAGGAGCTGTACAAAGGCATTAATCAGGCAACCCTTTCAGGATGCATTGATGTCATTGTGGTCCGGCAACAGGATGGTACATACCAGTGTTCTCCTTTTCATGTCCGATTTGGGAAGCTTGGTGTATTGCGCTCTAAAGAAAAAGTG ATTGATATAGAAATTAATGGTGATGCTGTTGATCTTCATATGAAACTGGGTGACAATGGAGAAGCTTTCTTTGTGCAAGAAACTGAGGAGGAAAAT gAAAAAGTTCCTGCATATTTGGCAACATCTCCAATACCCACTGAAGACCAGTTTTTTAAAGACACTGACAATCATTTGAAATCAGGTGAAAATGAGAGGACATGTGCAAACTCAGAAATTCCACAGTCTGTGGAAACAGAGACTGTATTCACTCCAGgttctgtgaaaaagaaaaaaagaagaagaaagaaatacaaacaagaTAGCAGGAAGGAAGATCAGATCTCTTCTACTGGGACAGAAGAgatttttgaaatggaaataagcTCAGATGATGAAAAAACTGTTCAACCCCTAAG AGGATCCTCAAATTCATCACCAAAGGGTGAAGAACAAAAAGAATCTTTGATTTATCACTCAAAGGATCATTACCCTTTATCTGATGGAGACTGGTCCCCTCTGGAGAA CCCTTTCTCTGAGCCAGTCTGCCCTAAAAGTGATTCGGAACTAGAAGTTAAACCTGCTGAGAGCTTGCTCAGATCTGAATCTCACATGGAATGGACATGGGGAGGATTCCCAGAATCAACCAAG ataaccaagaaagagaaactggaaCATCCCAGAACAGCTACCATTACTCCATCAGAGAAAACTCATTTTAGAGTCATCCTCAGCTCTGACGAAgttgaagatgatgatgatgtgaAAGATTCTGTCTGTACAGTACTGAAACCTGAACCAAGAACTCATCCTCTTCTTAAGCAGATGGATGTTAAAGATTCTCTTGCTTCTGCAATCATAGAACCACAAGATCCATTGCCAGTAGATGCTGATCATCATTCCAGACTGTTGGTGGACCCTTTACCAGAAACAAAGCCAACAGCAAAAATTGACTCtccttcaaaaaagaaag GAGTGCACAAGCGAAGTCATCATCAGGGGCCTGATGATATTTACTTGGAGGACCTAAAGGCTTTGGAACCTGAAGTTGCAGCACTCTACTTTCCCAAAAG TGATTCTGATCCAGGCTTCAGGCAGTGGACAGAGTCAGATACCCTTTCTGGTTCTCAGTCACCCCAATCAGTAGGAAGTGCTGCTGCTGATAGTGGTACAGAGTGCATGTCTGATTCTGCTATGGACTTGCCTGATGTTACACTTTCACTTTGTGGAGGTCTCAACGAAAATGGAGAGATTTCTAAAG AAAAATTCATGGAACATATTATAACTTATCATGAATTTGCTGAAAACCCTGGACTCATAGACAATCCTAATTTGGTAATAAGGATTTATAACAG GTATTATAACTGGGCGTTGGCTGCTCCAATGATCCTGAGTTTGCAGGTGTTTCAGAAGAGTTTGCCTAAG GCTACTGTTGAGTCTTGGGTCAAAGAAAAGATGCCAAAGAAGTCTGGAAGGTGGTGGTTCTGGCGCAAGAGAGAAAGCATGACTAAACAG ATACCAGAGGCAAAAGAGGGGAAAACTGAGACACAAAGAGCAAATGAACTGCCAGCAACTATAAAAGAGCAAGTTAATAGTAG ACCTCCAGAAGATGATTCTTCTAGTGATGAAGCATCACAGGAGTTGAAGGAATCCCTGAAAATAGATTCTGCCCCAGTAGAGCATCCAACCCATGGAAACATTACATCTTACAAGAAGTCACTTAGACTGTCTTCAGACCAAATA GCAAAGTTGAAGCTCAGAGATGGCCCTAATGATGTTGTATTTAGTATTACAACCCAGTATCAAGGGACTTGCCGTTGTGCGGGAACAATATATCTCTGGAACTGGAATGATAAAATCATCATATCAGACATTGATGGAACAATAACCAA GTCTGATGCTTTAGGACAGATCCTCCCTCAGCTTGGCAAGGACTGGACTCATCAGGGCATTGCAAAACTCTATCATTCCATAAATGAGTGA
- the LPIN2 gene encoding phosphatidate phosphatase LPIN2 isoform X2: protein MNYVGQLAGQVLVTVKELYKGINQATLSGCIDVIVVRQQDGTYQCSPFHVRFGKLGVLRSKEKVIDIEINGDAVDLHMKLGDNGEAFFVQETEEENEKVPAYLATSPIPTEDQFFKDTDNHLKSGENERTCANSEIPQSVETETVFTPGSVKKKKRRRKKYKQDSRKEDQISSTGTEEIFEMEISSDDEKTVQPLRGSSNSSPKGEEQKESLIYHSKDHYPLSDGDWSPLENPFSEPVCPKSDSELEVKPAESLLRSESHMEWTWGGFPESTKITKKEKLEHPRTATITPSEKTHFRVILSSDEVEDDDDVKDSVCTVLKPEPRTHPLLKQMDVKDSLASAIIEPQDPLPVDADHHSRLLVDPLPETKPTAKIDSPSKKKGVHKRSHHQGPDDIYLEDLKALEPEVAALYFPKSDSDPGFRQWTESDTLSGSQSPQSVGSAAADSGTECMSDSAMDLPDVTLSLCGGLNENGEISKEKFMEHIITYHEFAENPGLIDNPNLVIRIYNRYYNWALAAPMILSLQVFQKSLPKATVESWVKEKMPKKSGRWWFWRKRESMTKQIPEAKEGKTETQRANELPATIKEQVNSRPPEDDSSSDEASQELKESLKIDSAPVEHPTHGNITSYKKSLRLSSDQIAKLKLRDGPNDVVFSITTQYQGTCRCAGTIYLWNWNDKIIISDIDGTITKSDALGQILPQLGKDWTHQGIAKLYHSINENGYKFLYCSARAIGMADMTRGYLHWVNDKGTILPRGPLMLSPSSLFSAFHREVIEKKPEKFKIECLNDIKNLFAPSKQPFYAAFGNRPNDVYAYMQVGVPDCRIFTVNPKGELIQERTKGNKSSYYRLSELVEHVFPLLNKEQSSAFPCPEFSSFCYWREPLPDLNMDDLA from the exons ATGAACTACGTAGGACAACTTGCAGGACAAGTCCTGGTAACTGTGAAGGAGCTGTACAAAGGCATTAATCAGGCAACCCTTTCAGGATGCATTGATGTCATTGTGGTCCGGCAACAGGATGGTACATACCAGTGTTCTCCTTTTCATGTCCGATTTGGGAAGCTTGGTGTATTGCGCTCTAAAGAAAAAGTG ATTGATATAGAAATTAATGGTGATGCTGTTGATCTTCATATGAAACTGGGTGACAATGGAGAAGCTTTCTTTGTGCAAGAAACTGAGGAGGAAAAT gAAAAAGTTCCTGCATATTTGGCAACATCTCCAATACCCACTGAAGACCAGTTTTTTAAAGACACTGACAATCATTTGAAATCAGGTGAAAATGAGAGGACATGTGCAAACTCAGAAATTCCACAGTCTGTGGAAACAGAGACTGTATTCACTCCAGgttctgtgaaaaagaaaaaaagaagaagaaagaaatacaaacaagaTAGCAGGAAGGAAGATCAGATCTCTTCTACTGGGACAGAAGAgatttttgaaatggaaataagcTCAGATGATGAAAAAACTGTTCAACCCCTAAG AGGATCCTCAAATTCATCACCAAAGGGTGAAGAACAAAAAGAATCTTTGATTTATCACTCAAAGGATCATTACCCTTTATCTGATGGAGACTGGTCCCCTCTGGAGAA CCCTTTCTCTGAGCCAGTCTGCCCTAAAAGTGATTCGGAACTAGAAGTTAAACCTGCTGAGAGCTTGCTCAGATCTGAATCTCACATGGAATGGACATGGGGAGGATTCCCAGAATCAACCAAG ataaccaagaaagagaaactggaaCATCCCAGAACAGCTACCATTACTCCATCAGAGAAAACTCATTTTAGAGTCATCCTCAGCTCTGACGAAgttgaagatgatgatgatgtgaAAGATTCTGTCTGTACAGTACTGAAACCTGAACCAAGAACTCATCCTCTTCTTAAGCAGATGGATGTTAAAGATTCTCTTGCTTCTGCAATCATAGAACCACAAGATCCATTGCCAGTAGATGCTGATCATCATTCCAGACTGTTGGTGGACCCTTTACCAGAAACAAAGCCAACAGCAAAAATTGACTCtccttcaaaaaagaaag GAGTGCACAAGCGAAGTCATCATCAGGGGCCTGATGATATTTACTTGGAGGACCTAAAGGCTTTGGAACCTGAAGTTGCAGCACTCTACTTTCCCAAAAG TGATTCTGATCCAGGCTTCAGGCAGTGGACAGAGTCAGATACCCTTTCTGGTTCTCAGTCACCCCAATCAGTAGGAAGTGCTGCTGCTGATAGTGGTACAGAGTGCATGTCTGATTCTGCTATGGACTTGCCTGATGTTACACTTTCACTTTGTGGAGGTCTCAACGAAAATGGAGAGATTTCTAAAG AAAAATTCATGGAACATATTATAACTTATCATGAATTTGCTGAAAACCCTGGACTCATAGACAATCCTAATTTGGTAATAAGGATTTATAACAG GTATTATAACTGGGCGTTGGCTGCTCCAATGATCCTGAGTTTGCAGGTGTTTCAGAAGAGTTTGCCTAAG GCTACTGTTGAGTCTTGGGTCAAAGAAAAGATGCCAAAGAAGTCTGGAAGGTGGTGGTTCTGGCGCAAGAGAGAAAGCATGACTAAACAG ATACCAGAGGCAAAAGAGGGGAAAACTGAGACACAAAGAGCAAATGAACTGCCAGCAACTATAAAAGAGCAAGTTAATAGTAG ACCTCCAGAAGATGATTCTTCTAGTGATGAAGCATCACAGGAGTTGAAGGAATCCCTGAAAATAGATTCTGCCCCAGTAGAGCATCCAACCCATGGAAACATTACATCTTACAAGAAGTCACTTAGACTGTCTTCAGACCAAATA GCAAAGTTGAAGCTCAGAGATGGCCCTAATGATGTTGTATTTAGTATTACAACCCAGTATCAAGGGACTTGCCGTTGTGCGGGAACAATATATCTCTGGAACTGGAATGATAAAATCATCATATCAGACATTGATGGAACAATAACCAA GTCTGATGCTTTAGGACAGATCCTCCCTCAGCTTGGCAAGGACTGGACTCATCAGGGCATTGCAAAACTCTATCATTCCATAAATGA AAATGGCTACAAGTTTCTCTACTGTTCCGCCCGTGCCATTGGGATGGCAGATATGACCAGAGGATACCTACACTGGGTGAATGACAAAGGAACAATTCTCCCCAGGGGCCCTCTCATGTTGTCCCCcagcagtttgttttctgcctttcataG ggaAGTAATAGAAAAGAAGCCTGAAAAGTTCAAAATCGAATGTTTGAATGATATCAAGAATTTGTTTGCTCCCAGTAAACAGCCTTTCTATGCTGCTTTTGGAAACAGGCCCAAT GATGTATATGCCTACATGCAAGTGGGAGTTCCAGACTGCAGAATATTTACTGTGAATCCAAAGGGTGAACTGATCCAAGAACGGACTAAGGGAAACAAATCATC ataTTACAGACTAAGTGAGCTTGTGGAACATGTGTTCCCATTGCTTAATAAAGAACAGAGTTCTGCATTTCCGTGCCCAGAATTCAGCTCCTTTTGCTATTGGAGAGAGCCTCTTCCTGACCTTAATATGGATGACCTGGCCTGA